In the Synergistales bacterium genome, CCTCTCGACGACGAGGGACGGGTGTTGAGCGACGAACTGGTCACCGAAGGGGTGCACTGCCGTTACCGCGGCGACATCGTCACGGTGGAACCCAGGGAGATCGACTTCCTCGATGTCTCGCCGAAGCAGATCGTCTCGGTCTCCACGGCGCTGATCCCCTTTCTGGAACACGATGACGCCAACCGCGCCCTCATGGGTTCCAACATGCAGCGCCAGGCGGTGCCGCTGGTGCGGGCCGAGGCGCCCGTGGTGGGTACCGGAATCGAAGACCGCATCGCCAGGGACTCCGGTTCCTGCATCGTGGCGCGCCGCGGCGGCACCGTGACCGCCGTGGATGCCGATGGTATCGAGATCACCACCGAAGACGGCGAGCGGGACACCTACAGGCTTGTCAAGTTCCGCCGCTCCAACCAGGGAACCATCATCCACCAGAAGGTCAATGTCTGGCAGGGCCAGCAGGTGGAGGCCGGCGAGATCATCGCCGACGGCCAGTCCGTCGACCAGGGCGAGCTCGCTCTGGGGCGGAACATCATGGTGGCTTTCATCGCCTGGGAGGGCTACAACTTCGAGGATGCCATCCTGCTCAGCGAACGGCTGGTCAAGGAGGATCTCTACACCTCCATCCATATCGAGGAGTACGAGACGGAGGCCCGGGACACCAAGCTCGGCCCCGAGGAGATCACCCGGGATATCCCCAACGTCGGCGAGGACGCCCTGAAGAACCTCGACGAAGACGGCGTCATCCGGCTCGGCGCCGAGGCCAAGGCCGGCGATATCCTGGTGGGCAAGGTGACGCCCAAGGGCGAATCCGACCAGTCTCCGGAGGAAAAGCTCCTCCGGGCCATCTTCGGCGAGAAGGCCCGTGAGGTCCGGGACACCTCCCTCCGGGTCCCCCACGGCGAGGGCGGCAAGATCGTGGAGATCAAACGGCTCAGGCGGAGCGAGAACGGCGACGAGATGAGCCCCGGCGTCAACGAAACCGTCAAGGTCTACGTGGCGCAGCTCCGCAAGATCACCGTAGGCGACAAGATGGCCGGGCGGCACGGCAACAAGGGCGTGGTCTCCCGGATCCTTCCCGAGGAGGACATGCCCTATCTCCCCGACGGGACGCCGGTGGACATCGCCCTCAGCCCGCTGGGCGTGCCCAGCCGGATGAACCTCGGCCAGGTGCTGGAGACCGTCATGGGCTTTGCCGGGTACATGGGTCTGGAGAGCGAGGGCGGGCGTTTCAACATCGCCACCCCTGTTTTCGAAGGGGCCAAGGAGGAAGAGATCTTCGGCCTCCTCCGGCAGCTCGGCGAGGAGCGTTTCCCCGACCTCACCGAGGACGGCCGGATCACCCTTTTCGACGGCCGGACCGGCGAACCGATGAACCACAAGGTCACCGTGGGCTGCATGTACATGCTCAAGCTGATCCACCTGGTGGACGACAAGATCCACGCCCGCTCCATCGGCCCCTACAGCCTCATCACCCAGCAGCCCCTGGGCGGGAAGGCCCAGTTCGGAGGGCAGCGCTTTGGCGAGATGGAGGTCTGGGCGCTGGAGGGGTACGGCGCCACCCATGTCCTGCAGGAGATGCTCACCGTCAAATCCGACGATATCCGGGGACGGCTCCACACCTACGAACGGATCGTCAAGGGGCAGAACCTCTCCGCCCCCGGCGTGCCGGAGAGCTTCCGTGTCCTTGTCAAGGAGCTCCAGGGCCTGGGACTCGACGTGGAGATCCAGTACGACGACGGCTCCTGCGGCGAGCTGGTTCTGGAAGAAGAGGAGTTCGACGAGGCACGCATCGGCAAGTTCTCCTCCTTCCGCAGCGACGTGATGGTGGAGGACGAGCCCGAAGCCGCCGAGGAACAGGGCAAGAACAAAAAGGAGGAGCCCTCCGCGACGGAGGCCTTCATTTTCGGCGGCAAGAACAGTGGCGACAGCAACAGGGAGGGGAGTGGCGAATAAATGGCGCGTCGCGAAATCGTAGGCGTTCGCATCAAACTCTCGAGTCCCCAGCGGATCCGGGAGCTATCCAGCGGCGAGGTGAAAAAGCCGGAGACCATCAACTACCGGACCCTCAGACCGGAGAAGGACGGGCTCTTCTGCGAACGTATCTTTGGCCCGACACGCAGCTACGAGTGTGCCTGCGGCAAGTACAAACGGAGCGGTCCCAAGTTCAAGGGCGTGGTCTGCGATCGCTGCGGCGTGGAGGTCACCGACAACCGGGTGCGCCGGGAGCGCATGGGCCACATCGAGCTGGCCGCGCCGGTGGTCCACATCTGGTACCTCCGCGGCATCCCCAGCCGGCTCAGCCTGTTGATCGGCGCCGCCACCAAGGATCTCGAAAAGGTGGTCTACTTCGCTCCCAACCGGCGACGCGAGCCGGTCTACAAGGTGGTCATGGAGGGTCGGCGCAAGGATCAGGTGAAACAGGGCGACACCCTCTGTGCCAGCGAAGAGGCGATCCATCGCCACTTTGACCCCCAGTTCAAGGCCGAGGAGGCCTACCGGATCGTCCACGCCGACGACGTCCCCGTCAAGGAAGGGGACGTCATCGGCGCCAATATGGTCTCCCGGTACAAGTCCGAGTACGGTGACGACGCCTTCAACGTGGAGCCCGCCTTCAAGTGCCTCGGCGACGCGCCCGGCGGCGAGGCCGCCGAGGGAGATGTGCTGTCCGGCACCGAGAAGGAGCGGCTCCTGGCCGACTACGGCGAGGCCTTCGCCGTGGAGCGGGCCCATGTGGGCAACCAGGAGGGCTTCCTGGTCACCTCCGCCGCCCATCTCCCCTTCGCCAAGAACGACATCATCTCCGCAAGCGAGTACCAGCTCTTCCACGAGAAGTACCCCGGCCGATTCACGGCGCAGGTGGAGGTCACCACCATCGAGGACCCCTGCTACATCGTTGTCGAAGGCGGCGATGCCCCCTTTGAAAAGGGCGACATCATCCTGGAGATGGAGTACCGACTCTGCGCCCTCTACGAGAAACGCTTCCGGGCCGGCATCGGCGCCGAAGGCGTCGAGGAGCTTCTGCAGAACCTCGACCTCCCCGAGCTGGCCGCCCGGCTCCGTGAGGAGATCGGCGAGAGCACCGGCCAGAAGAAACGCAAGCTCGTCAAACGCCTCAACGTCGTGGAGGACTTCCGCAAGAGCGACAGCAAACCCAAATGGATGATCCTGGAAGCGCTGCCGGTGATCCCGCCGGATCTGCGCCCCATGGTGCAGCTCGACGGCGGACGCTTCGCCACCTCCGACCTCAACGACCTCTACAGGCGGGTGATCAACCGGAACAATCGGCTCCGGAAGCTCCAGGAGCTCCGGGCCCCGGAGATCATCGTCCGCAACGAGAAGCGCATGCTCCAGGAGTCCGTGGACGCCCTGGTGGACAACGGCCGGGTCGGCAAGGCCGTCCTGGGCGCCGGCAACCGGCCGCTCAAAAGCCTCTCCGATCTCCTCCGGGGCAAGAAGGGACGGTTCCGCCAGAACCTGCTGGGCAAGCGGGTGGACTATTCGGGGCGTTCCGTGATCGTCATCGGACCGGAGCTCCACGTCTACCAGTGCGGCCTGCCCAAACAGATGGCCCTGGAGCTGTTCAAACCCTTTGTCATGCAGAAGCTGGTGGAGCGGGGCATGGCCCCCAACGTCAAGAGCGCCCGCCGGCAGATCGAGCGCGGCCGGGAGGAGATCTGGGCGATCCTCGAGGAGATCATCAAGGACCACCCGGTGATGCTGAACCGCGCCCCCACGCTGCACAGACTGGGCATCCAGGCCTTCGAGCCGGTGCTGATGGAGGGGAAGGCCATCCGGCTGCACCCTCTGGTCTGTACCGCTTTCAACGCCGACTTCGACGGCGACCAGATGGCCGTACACGTCCCCCTCTCCCTGGAAGCGCAGGCCGAGGCCCGGATTCTCATGCTCTCGGCGCAGAACGTCCTGTCGCCGGCCAGCGGCAAGCCCATCGTCACGCCTACGCAGGACATGGTGCTGGGCATCTACTACCTCACCAGCATGTTCGAAGGACGCAAGGGCGAGGGGAGCCGGTACAAAAGCATCGATGACTGCATCACCGCCCTGGAGTACGATGCCGTCGACCTCCACGCCAGGGTGACCCTGCGCTACGACGGCGAGCTGCTGGAGACCACGCCGGGCCGGGCGCTTTTCAACAGCGTGCTGCCCGGGAAGATCCGCTACATCAACGCAACGCAGAACAAAAAGACCCTTGCCGAGCTCATCGACAGCTCCTACGACAAGGTCGGCCAGGCCGGCATCGTACAGATGCTCGACGCCATCAAGACCCTTGGATACAAGTGGGCCACCAGGAGCGGAATCAGCCTCGGTATAGGATACGTCATCATCCCGCCCAAGAAGCAGGAGATCGTGGAGCGCACCCTGAAGTCCGAGGAGGACTACGCCTCCCAGTACGAGATGGGCGTGCTCACCGAGGAGGAGTACCTGCGGCAGAAGGAGACCCTCTGGTCCGAGGCGTCCCGCACCATCGCCCAGCGGATCATCGAGAACATGGGCGAGGAGAACCATCTGCGGATCATGGTGGACTCCGGCGCCAGAGGCTCGCGCAGTCAGGTGGCCCAGATGGCCGGCATCCGGGGTCTCATGGCCGATCCCTCGGGACGGATCATCGACTACCCCATTGTGGCCAACTTCCGGGAAGGCCTCAACATGCTGGAGTACTTCATCTCCACCCACGGCGCCCGGAAGGGGCTCGCCGACACGGCGCTCCGGACGGCCAAGTCGGGGTACCTCACCAGACGGCTCGTCGATGTCGCCCAGGACCTCATTGTGCAGGAAGAGGACTGCGGCACCGAACGGGGCATCACCATCGAGCCGCTCTATCAGGACGGCAAGATCGTCGTGCCCATCAACGAACGGATCTCCGGCCGGATTGCCCTGAAGGACATCCACCACCCCGGGACAGGCGAGATCACCCTCAGGCGGAACGACGAGATCACCCCCGAGATGGCCCGCCGCATTGAGGAGATCGGCATCGACAAGGTGGAGGTCCGCAGCCCCATGACCTGTGCCCTCAAGGACGGGATCTGCCGCAACTGCTACGGCCGCGACCTGGCCAGCCGCAAGAAGATCGCCAAGGGCGAGGCTGTCGGCGTCGTCGCCGCCCAGTCGATCGGCGAGCCGGGCACGCAGCTGACCATGCGCACCTTCCACACCGGCGGCGTGCGTCTGACCGGCGAGGACATCACCCAGGGGCTGCCGCGGATCGAGCAGCTCTTCGAGGTCCGCAAGCCCAAGAAGGTGGCCCATATCTCCAAGGTGGACGGCTTCGTGCAGGAGATCCGGGAGATGGAAGGCAAGCGCAAGCTGATCCTCAACGCCACCGACGGAGCCAGCCGCGTGCAGTACAACATCCCCGCCTCCCAGACGCTGCTCGTCGAGGAGGGGGACGCCGTGGAGAAGGGCCAGCAGCTCACCGAAGGCAACAAGGATCCCCAGGAGATCCTCGAGGTAGAGGGTCTCGAGGCGGCCCAGGCCTATCTGGTCAACTCCATCCAGGAGGTATACCGCTCCCAGGGGGTCTCCATCAACAACAAGCACGTAGAGGTGATCCTCCGGAAGGTGGCCCCGGTGAACCGGGTCCGTATCGTGGAGGAGGGCGACAGCACCTTCGTCTCCAATCAGCTTGTCTGGACCGGCGATCTCGATAGAGAGCTGGAGGAGATCAGCGACGACAACCGCCGCTTCCTCGAGGAGGGGGTCCGCTCTCTGGAGGGCGCCACCCTGATGGAGCTGCAGGGCCAGGGCAATATGGAGGCGCTGTTGCAGTACAAGGAGCTGCCCCTCACCGCCGATGCCCTGAAGCGGATCTTCATGCCCGGTACGCAGGTGAAGGAACTCCTCGTCCATGACGAAAAGGGGATCCTGCGGGTCGTCAACGGCGAGGCGGCCTTCCGTCGCAACATGGAGGGCATGGAGCTGCTGGAGCCCTACGAGCACGAGGACGGCACCTTCATCGACAACACCGGCACGCTGACCCACAAGCAGCTCACCGGCATCACCGACCACGCCCCGCAGCCCATCGTGGTGCGGGACACGGAGATCCTGGAGAGCCTCAAGGACACCACCTATCTGGCCGACGATGTGACACGAGACGGCGAGGTGCTGGTGCGCGGCGACCGCAAGCTCGATGACCAGGCAGTCCGCGAGATCCGCGAGGCCTCGGTGGACAAGATCAAGGTGTGGA is a window encoding:
- a CDS encoding DNA-directed RNA polymerase subunit beta, with the translated sequence PLDDEGRVLSDELVTEGVHCRYRGDIVTVEPREIDFLDVSPKQIVSVSTALIPFLEHDDANRALMGSNMQRQAVPLVRAEAPVVGTGIEDRIARDSGSCIVARRGGTVTAVDADGIEITTEDGERDTYRLVKFRRSNQGTIIHQKVNVWQGQQVEAGEIIADGQSVDQGELALGRNIMVAFIAWEGYNFEDAILLSERLVKEDLYTSIHIEEYETEARDTKLGPEEITRDIPNVGEDALKNLDEDGVIRLGAEAKAGDILVGKVTPKGESDQSPEEKLLRAIFGEKAREVRDTSLRVPHGEGGKIVEIKRLRRSENGDEMSPGVNETVKVYVAQLRKITVGDKMAGRHGNKGVVSRILPEEDMPYLPDGTPVDIALSPLGVPSRMNLGQVLETVMGFAGYMGLESEGGRFNIATPVFEGAKEEEIFGLLRQLGEERFPDLTEDGRITLFDGRTGEPMNHKVTVGCMYMLKLIHLVDDKIHARSIGPYSLITQQPLGGKAQFGGQRFGEMEVWALEGYGATHVLQEMLTVKSDDIRGRLHTYERIVKGQNLSAPGVPESFRVLVKELQGLGLDVEIQYDDGSCGELVLEEEEFDEARIGKFSSFRSDVMVEDEPEAAEEQGKNKKEEPSATEAFIFGGKNSGDSNREGSGE
- the rpoC gene encoding DNA-directed RNA polymerase subunit beta'; protein product: MARREIVGVRIKLSSPQRIRELSSGEVKKPETINYRTLRPEKDGLFCERIFGPTRSYECACGKYKRSGPKFKGVVCDRCGVEVTDNRVRRERMGHIELAAPVVHIWYLRGIPSRLSLLIGAATKDLEKVVYFAPNRRREPVYKVVMEGRRKDQVKQGDTLCASEEAIHRHFDPQFKAEEAYRIVHADDVPVKEGDVIGANMVSRYKSEYGDDAFNVEPAFKCLGDAPGGEAAEGDVLSGTEKERLLADYGEAFAVERAHVGNQEGFLVTSAAHLPFAKNDIISASEYQLFHEKYPGRFTAQVEVTTIEDPCYIVVEGGDAPFEKGDIILEMEYRLCALYEKRFRAGIGAEGVEELLQNLDLPELAARLREEIGESTGQKKRKLVKRLNVVEDFRKSDSKPKWMILEALPVIPPDLRPMVQLDGGRFATSDLNDLYRRVINRNNRLRKLQELRAPEIIVRNEKRMLQESVDALVDNGRVGKAVLGAGNRPLKSLSDLLRGKKGRFRQNLLGKRVDYSGRSVIVIGPELHVYQCGLPKQMALELFKPFVMQKLVERGMAPNVKSARRQIERGREEIWAILEEIIKDHPVMLNRAPTLHRLGIQAFEPVLMEGKAIRLHPLVCTAFNADFDGDQMAVHVPLSLEAQAEARILMLSAQNVLSPASGKPIVTPTQDMVLGIYYLTSMFEGRKGEGSRYKSIDDCITALEYDAVDLHARVTLRYDGELLETTPGRALFNSVLPGKIRYINATQNKKTLAELIDSSYDKVGQAGIVQMLDAIKTLGYKWATRSGISLGIGYVIIPPKKQEIVERTLKSEEDYASQYEMGVLTEEEYLRQKETLWSEASRTIAQRIIENMGEENHLRIMVDSGARGSRSQVAQMAGIRGLMADPSGRIIDYPIVANFREGLNMLEYFISTHGARKGLADTALRTAKSGYLTRRLVDVAQDLIVQEEDCGTERGITIEPLYQDGKIVVPINERISGRIALKDIHHPGTGEITLRRNDEITPEMARRIEEIGIDKVEVRSPMTCALKDGICRNCYGRDLASRKKIAKGEAVGVVAAQSIGEPGTQLTMRTFHTGGVRLTGEDITQGLPRIEQLFEVRKPKKVAHISKVDGFVQEIREMEGKRKLILNATDGASRVQYNIPASQTLLVEEGDAVEKGQQLTEGNKDPQEILEVEGLEAAQAYLVNSIQEVYRSQGVSINNKHVEVILRKVAPVNRVRIVEEGDSTFVSNQLVWTGDLDRELEEISDDNRRFLEEGVRSLEGATLMELQGQGNMEALLQYKELPLTADALKRIFMPGTQVKELLVHDEKGILRVVNGEAAFRRNMEGMELLEPYEHEDGTFIDNTGTLTHKQLTGITDHAPQPIVVRDTEILESLKDTTYLADDVTRDGEVLVRGDRKLDDQAVREIREASVDKIKVWKSVERYQIIEDLQRYLLENVYGSDLTQAIDSDGNAVEDIPRKVEATVIRGLMDGTLTAVEVEGEILSREKLLRQVFNEIAYGKVLLQRVINRRGECIAEPGQDVNHNILEMLVKAAPETLVLRPIYAPQETKLLIQRVSFVRRLREEPQWKPLLHGITKAALATDSFLSAASFQQTAQVLAAAAVRGESDPLKGLKENVIIGHLVPAGTGVEEYRKLEVSPAETSVGVQETAELQEEPQETT